The sequence ccaaaacccattcttgatgcgtcgcagtagataacaaaatcttccattccgtcaggtaacgataaaataggtgccgtagtcaacttctttttcaacaattggaaggcaccctcttgttcggaagtccattcatactttttccctttgtgtgtcaaggcagttaaaggtttggctactcgggagaaatcttgaataaatctcctataataaccggctaaacccaaaaattgacgtatttgcgttggagttttcggggtttcccaatttttgatggcttcgatcttggagggatcaactttgattccattactactgactacgtggccaagaaattgtacttcatttaaccaaaaagcgcacttagagaattttgcataaagttgttcttttcttaataactctaatacaagtctcaagtgttgttcgtgttcttggttattcttcgaatagataagaatgtcatcaataaagacaataacaaacttatctaaatatggactacatactcggtgcatgagatccatgaaaactgcgggtgcattggttagaccgaatggcataaccatgaattcataatggccataacaagttctgaaggctgtttttggtatatcggcttctttaaccctcagttgatgataacccaatCTTAAGtaaattttggagtatacgctcgaaccttggagttgatcaaataggtcgtcgatttggggtaaagggtatcgattttttatggttactttgttcagctcacggtaatcgatacacatgcaaaaagacccatctttctttttaacgaacaaaattggagctccccatggtgatgtactcggtcggataaaaccacgttctaataattcttgtagctgactttgtaattctttcattttggtgggcacaagtctatatggagcacgagctattggtgcggctcctagtacaagatctatttgaaattcaacggatcggtgtggaggtagtcccggtaattcgccCGGAAACACCTCatgaaattctcttgcaacaggaacgtcatcgattttcttttcttctttttcaaccttcttgacgtgtgctagtatggcatagcaaccttttcttattagtttgcgcaccttcaaactactaataagatttaatttggcattacccttttctccgtacaccattaagggtaacccgttttctctcggaatgcgaatagccttctcatgacaaacaacttcggctttcaccttggacatccagtccattccaataattatgtcgaagcttcccaattccaccggtattaaatcaattgtaaacgtttcgctaactaaactaattttttgatttcggcaaattttatcaaccttaattagtttaccgtttgctacttcaactatacactttttatccaaaggcgttaacgggcaatttaatttggcacaaaattctctactcatataacttatatcagcacccgaatcaaataaaacataagcaggtgtattgttgataagaaacgtacccgtaacaagctccgggtcttcctgtgctttctccccattaatgttgaaggctctcccacggccttgcctatttccattccggcactggtttatggtatggcctggttttccacatccatagcaaacaacgccgttattatttgttccagcattatttactcctttgtttctatttggtccgtagacttcacactttgccgcaatatggccattcctattacacttggtacataattctctacaaaaccattccggatgaaacgtatcacacctggggcatatagttctttgccttttgttgtcgtcgtcattgttgttgttgttgttagggttattgttgttgagtcgtttgttgttgttattgttgtgattggaattgttgttgttgttattattattaggatggTTGTTACGGTTATTGttacggttgttgttgcgattattgttattgttggggtggttgcgattgttgttgtagttgttgttttgattattgttgttgtaatggtgaccctgatcactgctttcctcccactttctttttccctgcttcattatggcctcctcggccgcttctttctttatccttcctgtaatttggcttatcaatttgtgggctatacggctcgttttctgcattgttgcagggtcgttagcacctacatgctcttggattcgttccggcaaccattttatgaatgcttcaatttttgcttcttcgtcctcaaatgctccaggacacattaaagccagttcattgaaatgtcgctcgtaggtagtgacatctaacccttgggttgtcagtgctttaagctctgccttgagcttgttgatttcggttctgggacggtactcttccgtcatcatgtgcttgaaagcggaccatggaagtgcgtaggcggtattctgtcctacgtaatccatgtaggtattccaccacatcaaagcagtacccctgaaagtatgtgtggcatacttaactttatcctcttctgcgcagttgctgattgtgaacactgcttcaaccttctctgtccaccgctttagtccaacgggtccttcagttccttcaaactcattgggtttgcaggccataaaagctttgtaggaacatcctatccggttgccattgtttcctccactgctggaacccgattggttattgttgttcattgcattcaccactgtagCCATATTTGcttcgaaagcttgaagttcttctgtgttcaattgttgttgtctagtagctggaggagccatttccttcaaaaatacccgactgagttaatcatatagaattttagaagtagccaaaaagtattttgtagcttaatatgaacttattattataaaatccttttcttcatattagcgttttataactataataatgttcatacttagcagctaacacacaaattaactactaaaattctaatatgaaaaactatggtaagttattacgttactacgtaataataagttgtaataataataataaaccttccatgcttattcttattattatacaatcataaggaaaattatattgcggattttcttacaaacttaaacacacaatataatacatattatacaatgcatggaatacaggatagctgccgatggttcaagaacggcgagatttcttagatgttgaagttgtttctttctcggccaaacgtttggattttcgtttggatagttctttttccaattcctctcaattggttctttcggctaattatttgggagcaaaaccaacagtcgttatacgagcggtcattttataaactggtctcttaggtggttcaggtggatgatcacaaacattttgggtcataataggttcatcgggtttgggatcgggtataacagccaaagattttcccaaatcacgttgtggttcggtaatttccacaacttcttcaggatcctcttatTCGGGTTCCTCTTCAGGAtcttcttctggaacctctactggcaattgtgaatcttcccaattttcccaacaattttccactttaatggtagcaccaaaagttaacttttccgttggttcataagtcgtatgctttgactcagcctccgaatcacttgataagtaaatgaaatctgaatcactagagatgcttatatgatcggatgaagtcatctatcacataatagcaggcacattaagagaatgatatatcttataatatttatatgttaataatcttatgtttccaacaattatattaagcaatcatttttaaaataattacggtccaagtccagactcactaatgcatcaaaaatcagttagacacactaatgaaaaattttctaattctctaagaccaacgctaggataccaactgaaatgccccgttcatattaattataaacgtttcatattaattggtttctttgcgaggttttgacctctatatgagacgtttttcaaatcttgcattagtttttaaaaacaaccataacctttattattgaataaaggtcttaatgacataatttaaattGTCTATCAAAgataatctcctcaaataaataagtttttacacaacccattacaatatgatcaaatatattacaacaaatactccgaatgcaagtttaaacaatataaacaattatgccgactccaaatcttgaccttgggttggcatacgacagcggaagcgtttttaatattcacctgagaataaacatgcttaaaacgtcaacaaaaatgttggtgaatcataggtttaatttctatataataatcataaaatttaataagccacaagatttcatttaattaaatgcgcaggatcattacaactgcaaaaatcattcatactatgagtcgcctggtaaccgaccttaacatagagcgcttaagatatctggcatcatacattccactattcaaatgtatgacaagaaccattcgaagtactaaagcatttccactatttgaaaatgagggtggttggtgcccgtagatctacctttaggattcgcgtcaattagtgtttttcattaattcttaggttaccaagcataataataataagtacagatatccggtataataaaacagtcgtagaatgtagtttcatgaacttgtgcttattttgtaaaacatttataaatttgcatgtattctcatcccaaaataatttagatagtaaaaatgggactataactcacttgtgatgatttccgaatatatggtgataagacttggccttttgacaaattcacgaacctaataataatattcttgtgttaagatatatatatataattaatattccatacttatgatacttgtgataattttaattgtccattgttagtagtccaacgtccgtagtccaatagtccaatagtccaacagtataaatatatatataaatataaatgcgtatattgtgttagaattcactaatactataatatattgtcttaatataataagacacataatatgtatattgtctgaagcaatccgcgacccattgtatacatgtctcaggctcgattacaactcaaagtatataatattttggaatccacttcgacccacagctaactcgaaattactgccaatggtgtcttatagttcgttccaataatatatagaagaaatcaaaatgatatgtcaaaacgctgtatacggatccacggtgatcaagtcatatatatatatatatatatatatatatatatatatatatatatatatatatatatatatatatatatatatatatatggtatcttACGATCTtttttaagactataatatattgtcgtagaacttaatcacgactattataaattgtatttccataagttcgggaacaagacatgtataaatacatgtaggatacaaggtaagttagctaggataaggttagcttccatttttattaatcaaaaccgtagctaaaaataagcaaaaatatccaattttgttttacccataatttcttcgttacaaatccgttttgagtgattcaagttgccatggtttcgtatcgaactcaaaattattaatcttaacagaaaaaatataattttatagtctaaaatacagcttaggtgtcaaataagagaagatagttatATCCgttgtaagaacgacatcttgatgacccttttgaaaaacatacttccacttagagtttaaccatggattttggatatatttcatatccatataaaataagatttttcaccaaaggaaatcttttaatgcaaagtttaagataggtttttaaaattaaacccaaaacagcccccgatgatctatgacagcgtatgttcagttttaaggtgttcttcgtgtttacaagttttatatccttatgttagcttgacatactgtcataatacatgtgttgaagtattttaaaagtcaagttataaggattaaatttgtttgtgaacaagtttagaattaatctaaactatgttcttgttgttctaagttataaactcataataagatagctatatggatatgaatcgaaaaagattatgaataaggtgactatctcaaattaaatgaacaaagttgctgagaaaataagatgataaacttgtgatcaaagatatccttgatggcttgtaatccttggagtagagtcatagaatgaacaaaagttcgaataagatttctatcttgaattaagatagttataagtatatgaattgaaccaaagcttatatatgattcttatcttgataaagaggagtagatgagttaataaagtgttcttgaagctattttatgatcaaagtgaatgaagattttctagtacttgaagtatgtgtgtttaaagagtgtttaaagagtaagaaatggagagaatacttggagtttttgtgtgtgagtattatgagagtgaaggtaagttatatagctgatatgaatgagtaaaaagagtgtcaaaagtcgtggttcatgcatatggttaagagactttatcaaaatttggaatatagcataataatgcaaactagaagttaattggtatttcatattggtatatactcatagtatttaagtatggaagctgggtatgatacgggtataaatatcgaatgaatacgaatagaattcttgatggaattgaatgagattatgagtatagctatctttgttgagtataagtatgttagtatatatgtttaagtccttcaaaagtgtattaatacatattaatacaatacatatacatacattttaatttagaagttattacaacgttaatcgttatatatatatatgtatataatcttgaagtctttaagttagtaatctcgttttatgtatataaccaattgttattatatgtaatgatatacttaaatatcattttatcaaatcataagtatatatatatatccatatatacatcattatataattatttcgagttatgacgttcgtgaatcgtcagacaaactgggtggccaaacatttgtataaaattcatttcaaataaccaaatcttaatgagtttgatcgcttaacatgttagaaacattaattatgtaaatattaatcttttatatattagcggaaaaatccgggtcgttacaatatagcacctgctcaacaagTATCAACGAATGTAAATTTGCTAGGATTTATCAAGCAATTTTATATTTGTTTGATGACAAATTGTTGTTTGTCTTACCTACTTTATCGGCTGGTCTGTTAGGAACCTTATTGGATGCGCTTGGAAATACCTTCGTAAGCGTCTAGCCCTATGCACGAGTGCATAAACCAGTTTTTCGATTGCAGTATAGTTTAATTCGCTTCCTGTcaaagctttgctaacaaaatatacaggAATTTGTACCTATCCTCGGTCCGCTATTAATactgaacttattgcttccttcGATGCTGCTAAGTATAGCAGCATCGTTTCTCCCGCAATCGGCGCAGTCATTGTTGGCAGCTCTTTCAGCAACTTTTTCATTTCTTGAAACGCCACTTCTGCTTCCTCCGTCCACTTGAAATCCATTTTCTTTAAGAAATTCTTCAATGTCCCAAAAAAGGGGAGTGATCGCTCTGCGGATTTTGATAAGAACCTCGTTAATGCCACCAACTTACCCGTTAAACTTTGTACTTCTTTTTTATTTCTTGGTGACAGCATATTCTCGATTACCTCTATTTTCTTTGGATTTGCACGTATCCCGCACTCAGTTATTATATGACCAAGAAACTTTCCTTCTTCCTCTCCAAAACTGCACTTCGACGGGTTGAGCTTCATATTAATCTTTCTTAACAACGCGAACGTTTCTAATATGTCTTCCAACATACCTTGTTCTGTTGTGCTTTTTATAACTAGGTCGTTAACGTATGCTTCCAAATTTCTCCCAATCTGACCTTTGAAAGCTTCGTCTATTACCCGTTGGTATGTTGCTCCAGCAttttttaaaccaaatggcatcttgGTATAGCAGTTATGCCCTGGCTTGTGTGGAAAGCAGTCTTATCCTCGTCGTCCGTTGCCATCTGTATTtgatggtatcctttgtacgcATCCAAAAAATATTTGTATCGGAAGCCAGCTAACAACTAAACTTTCCAGTCTATTTCTGGTAGAGGATAATTGTCCTTGGGGCAAGCTTTATTGATATCCATGAAGTCAACACACATGCGCCAAGACCCATCGGGCTTTTTTACCAGCACTGGGTTTGCTACCCACGTTTGGTACCTTACTTCTCACAAGATGTTTGCTTTGACCAACTTATCGACTTCTGCCTTCAACCATTCACTTCTTTCAGGAGCCATGCCTCGTTTCTTTTGTCGTACTGGTGTCAGACTAGGATTTGCGTTAAGCTTGTGCTCAGCAATTTCCCTTGGTACGCCCGTCATGTCAGCTTCATTCCATTCGAAGACGTCCGTATTAGAAGCTAATATATTAAGAAGCTTAAACTTTGTCTCATCACACAATCCTCTGCCAATTTTAATTTTCTGTACTGGATGTCGCGGGTTTGCGATGATCATGTAGCTTCGAATTTGCTCTGCCTCACTCGGCTGTTGTTCTGCTTGTTCTACGGCCGCAATGCTTGCATCTTGCTTTTTTGACCATATCGTTGCAATTCCTAACGGTGTTGGGAACTTGATAAGGCCGTGTACCGTGGAAGGGATGGCTGCTAATTTTTGCAAACTCGTGCGCCCTAAAAGCGCGTTGTATTTTGAGTAAGACCTTACGACGGCAAATTCTACTATCGTGCTTCTCACTAACTCCTTATTATCATCGTCCACCAGCTCCAACTCTAATTCGATGATCCCGATTGGCCATACGGACTCCCCAGAAAATCCTGATAACGCAGTGTTAGGAGCCACTAGCTTGGCTCTCACAGCCCCTGGCAGCAAGCGAAAACAGTGCTCGTACATTATATCAACACCGCAACCGGTGTCTACATGCAATCGCTTGATGATGTACCCACAGCTTTTGACACGCCCTTTAATTGTGATGGGCGCATCCGAGGGTTCCTGTGCTATGGCCGGGAATATGATGGGAGTGTTTTCCCATTCCTCAGATACCTCTAACTTGCGCCTCTGATTTGTCTGTCCGCTGGTTACCATGTTTATGGTTTTATCCGTTTCCTTTCCCTCATTCTTCTTTTACCACGGATATTCTTTTTCTCCATTTGGCTTATCGACTTGTGCTCTTGCACTTTTCTTCAAGTGTTGCAATCTTCCTCTTTTGAATTCAGCAACTACCCTTTCAATTAAGTGCCGACATTCATTGGTCTAATGACCGTAATCATCGTGAAAATCACAAAATTTGCTTTTGTCTCTGTTTCCATACTTTGACAAAGGTACTGGGGGGTCGAAGCTTTTGCAGACTGCCTCTgtagccaaaatttcttttggtgtttttgtGAGGTCTTTTATTAACGCAACATTCTCAGTGTGGCTGCTTTTGAACCTCTGACTTCCTCCCCCTTTATTGTTGTTGAATTTGCGATACTTATCATTATGATAGTTACCACTCCTAGGTTGGCCATTACCACCATAACGTTTTTCAGACTCTGACCCTCTTCCCTGCACTCGATAATAATCATCGTCGATGTCCATATTTGAAGAGGTACTTCCGCGATTCTGCTTTATATCTTCTTGTGCCCGCATGTAATCATGCGTTTCTTTTACGGCTTCCGCGAATGTTTCTGGCACTCTTCTCTGTAACAGTTGCCATAAAGACAGGTGTCTGTCGGTATCTATACAATGTATAAAGCCGGATACCTTCTGGCTTTCTGGAAAGTCTTGTATTTTAGCCACCTCCTTGGTATATCTGTCTATTATTTCTCCCAAGCTCTCTTTCGATTTCTGCTTAATGTCGTGACATTCGACATGTGTTCTTTTGCGTGCGCGCAAATTGTgaaagtttaataaaaatattgagcgCAAATCCGCAAAACCTGTAATGCTTTGGGCTGGAAAATTATTGAACCACTCCCTTGCTACTCCTTGCAGCACTATTGGTAGCATATGGCATGCTCTGCATCACCCCAGCTGTGTGTTCTTGCAGTTCCTTCAAATTTTTGTAAAAAGTCATCCGGATCTGATAACCCATCATAACTTCTGAGTGTTAGAGGCAACACCGGTGCGACTGTGAAGGGATGATTGGCGATGTGTGGCACAAACTTTTCTGTTGTGGGAGCTAACTCAAGGCTTTGCTTAGCTTTTTGCCCTTGCATCACCGCGAACCAATTGCTCATAAATTCTTGTACCCGCGCTGGCTCATTGAAAGCGGGTGCCAAGTGTGGTGGCGCGACTTGCTGTAATTGAGATATGAAGCTATTTGACTGGGCTGTGGCATAGTGCACCCCACTATATTGATTTCTTGCAACAGTATGGACTGGTTGCGAAGACGCACACAACGTTGACCCTTGTTCTGGTGTCAGCATGATGTATGAACCATCTGGATTTCTCAGACCCATCTGCCTGATTCTTTCCTGAGCTTTCTCGATAGTGACCCTTTCAATTGGTGTTTCGGGTTCAACCGAGGTGATAATTGGTATTGTACCCATACAGGTAGTTTTAACTTTAAAGTCTGGTTGAACCGTTTCACTTGGAGAACCGAAGCTCAGAATTTTTGGTGACAGATCCTCAAATAGTTTAAAGCTAGTTCCTGTTTCCAGTAAACTTCCATCGGAAGTGTGCCACCATCCCGTAGATGATTCATTCTGGACAGTTTCTGATGTAACCGACCCTGTTTCAATACTTGGTGTCGATGGAGGCTTTGATGTGCCCTTGGTTGGTGCATGTGGCGTCGATGGTCTCTTCGTAACAGTCGTcgtaggtgtttgaaaccctgAACTTACTGGAGAGTCCGATCGCCCTTGGTCCTTTGCACtcttacttcctccacccattcttgctaacaattaaaaacctgaaagtgaccgattagTTAAACAAAAAAGTTTTATGGAAAAAAGATATGTACAATAAATCATATACAACATAAATTCCAATCTTCTTTGTTTCATATAactggtcccacggatggcgccaaatgatcaagcatattttcacggggtcaaggtgaacctacgcttgagtgcataaaggggtttaaggactaacaatatttgaacctccgacacttagtcgtggataacccatatcGGTATTGTTTCGATTCTGACAGGGTGGCCAATTTGAGAgttcaccaacaacctagcatacaaggttgagtggcccaaagacatgaaggttttatagttcgagacatacctgaaagtctttaagatcgtaagaagctttattcgtacgatggagatttgtatgttgtggtttacgtatgagtaaacgaatgaataTTTCTATTAGGGttcatgagctatgtatttataggctcacgaattagggtttcgg comes from Rutidosis leptorrhynchoides isolate AG116_Rl617_1_P2 chromosome 4, CSIRO_AGI_Rlap_v1, whole genome shotgun sequence and encodes:
- the LOC139841193 gene encoding uncharacterized protein, which translates into the protein MVTSGQTNQRRKLEVSEEWENTPIIFPAIAQEPSDAPITIKGRVKSCGYIIKRLHVDTGCGVDIMYEHCFRLLPGAVRAKLVAPNTALSGFSGESVWPIGIIELELELVDDDNKELVRSTIVEFAVVRSYSKYNALLGRTSLQKLAAIPSTVHGLIKFPTPLGIATIWSKKQDASIAAVEQAEQQPSEAEQIRSYMIIANPRHPVQKIKIGRGLCDETKFKLLNILASNTDVFEWNEADMTGVPREIAEHKLNANPSLTPVRQKKRGMAPERSEWLKAEVDKLVKANIL